In Camarhynchus parvulus chromosome 21, STF_HiC, whole genome shotgun sequence, a genomic segment contains:
- the SPEN gene encoding msx2-interacting protein isoform X5, with protein sequence MVRETRHLWVGNLPENVREEKIIEHFKRYGRVESVKILPKRGSEGGVAAFVDFVDIKSAQKAHNSVNKMGDRDLRTDYNEPGTIPSAARGLDDTVSIASRSREVSGFRGGGGGPTYGPPPSLHAREGRYERRLDGASDNRERAYEHSAYGHHERGTGGFDRTRHYDQDYYRDPRERTLQHGLYYTSRSRSPNRFDAHDPRYEPRAREQFTLPSVVHRDIYRDDITREVRGRRPERNYQHSRSRSPHSSQSRTQSPQRLASQAARPARSPSGSGSRSRSSSSDSLSSSSSTSSDSSDSSSSSSDESPALSVQSTAVPAPASQLLPSLEKDEPRKSFGIKVQNLPVRSTDTSLKDGLFHEFKKYGKVTSVQIHGASEERYGLVFFRQQEDQEKALNASKGKLFFGMQIEVTAWIGPETESENEFRPLDERIDEFHPKATRTLFIGNLEKTTTYHDLRNIFQRFGGIVDIDIKKVNGVPQYAFLQYCDIASVCKAIKKMDGEYLGNNRLKLGFGKSMPTNCVWLDGLSTNVTDQYLTRHFCRYGPVVKVDFANRESQLAFYHSMEKTGQDIRDFYEMLAERRDERRGSYEYAPDRTYYETVRTPGTYPEDPRREYPARGREFYAEWDPYQGDYYDPRYYDDPREYRDYRGDPYEQDIREYSYRQRERERERERFESDRDRDHERRPIERSQSPTHSRRPQSPGASPSQSERLQSDSERRIYSRSSDRSGSCSSLSPPRYDKLDKARVERYAKNEKVEKERVFEQERVDKEKRLVRKEKLEKIEKEKTDKQKRKAKIHSPSSQSSETDQENEREPSPEKLKGNSKQSKERGDKEGTAKNRLELMPCVVLTRVKEKEGKVIDQPALEKLRAKLDNDTLKSPLLEQKTQTSQAEQAKSEQSKLEPVRTKVQKEKALASHIEVVDKEGKMKPKKHLKTEQTSEGANAVDLDKLEARKRRFADANPKPDRQKLDVKRSSQDEEDARMVLKKQLDATASSREAPVLREGELERKPLRKEMLKRESKKLKLERLIPVTSPKEIQDTLNVGGIGMRPTVDLQARLMEAPEEPVEVQELPPKKLNPVKPQHKQVQLLDEQGTEREDTRKNYSSLPEETPDHKLGPEKPQSADTEEKISIDIDHTQSYRKQMEQSRRLKQQLEMEIAKSEKFGSPKKEVDEYEKRSLVHEVGKPPQDVTDDSPPSKRKKTDQFDFEISTKRERNYRSSRQVSEDSERMSCSPSIRHFPFHEDDDTLDSPRLMPLKETKESPKIEEKGLSYSNMTVREDSLKFNPYDSSRREQMAEMAKIKLSVLSSEEDSSRWETQVKQEPGRVDISFPSSIVKRDSIRKRSVRDLEPGEVPSDSDDDGENKPHSPKASSLLESSRLSFLLRDREEKFREREERLQSGSLERNKFYSFALDKTITPDTKALLERAKSLSSSREENWSFLDWDSRFASFRNNKDKEKVDSAPRPIPSWYMKKKKIRTDSEGGKLDDKKEDHKEEEQERQELFASRFLHSSIFEQDSKRLQHLERKDDDLDFISGRLYGRQSSSDGTNSTADLVQEPVVLFHSRFVELTRMQQKEKEKDQKPKEVEKQEDKENRPKTPEMVPDSKETEHKPSLSVGPSSVTVLPQEPAPIAPEKIVGEKVPVEPASVKEEKLSEPAAAAEEQKPFPELAAPVKMEPPEQTEPPPVVEASKEIIATTLAPEEDAVATEHPSYLDTKPPTPGASFSDADISVDPEPEAAQLLPPPPKLVQKSDEAAEPKEENPPPSANTDAGVSQKVEAAAEVLPPVSDNDMEVEPPVVVKDKKSYKSKRSKTPVQSAAANVTEKPVTRKSERIDREKLKRSSSPRGETQKLSELKVEAEKVSRNAAKSPSSAAEPENVELSLPIGRTRRRNVRSVYATTGDNEGPSPVKDSMEVTRSTRKRVEKEPQETVTTVPTTPRRGRPPKSRRKPEEEISPIKTEPVQQEVEEAETKDTVEAPKPAEGWRSPRSQKLTHTHSSAAASQQGKKGKNELKADTMAESEDAAERSGQESSISDNSNKAKAAEKEPAASEQKRDRKELDVEKNQLEIPTVEITEKKPVPEKVTKSKRGRYKNTKTVVDKASVCLKNVEIRLNVDEVKGALRPTEEEAEPVAVSPPKMKSPPKEDILPPHFSKNEVEDSFPEMEKEVTREPKQSPEAAQLAKQIELEQAVENIAKLTETPPTIAAYKEPTTDVAEVRQEEEADKPAHQASETELAAAIGSIINDISGETESFPAPPTYPAESEAEIPTEPLVLQSPREEMEPETDQAVNNILETEAAVEPVVQPVPGSVPSALETESKESEVSFSESSNSAQEAETLQEAEVARKEKGRQKTTRQRRKKSTSRKGDIAEVNTFEPERVQSKSPPANEVKTKPEEASKEEKQIKPTASMEPSASDVTKAVAADIVAAHEAVPESSTSPKVPTPAPLDLGPPPVPLDEGSQSGFKIRSPLESAAITPPSAPNAALPAVPVASAAKLPTPVPTTIVPLHSGAAKVPEWMVRHEEPRARSTPPPALPPDTKASDIDTNSSTLRKILMEPKYVSATSITSTHVTTTHTEPVSAPCLEEAPLHPAVEAIKPVSEEKPAVPVTSALDPPVAEAPVFSEKEKVNTVIAPKATSVISRMPHSVDLEEAPRITLVKQAPQTQTCLVNAPSPKFKQRSSANDNSRFHPGSMSIIEERPVETGSSPGLRVNTSEGVVLLSYSGQKTEGPQRISAKISQIPPASAVDIEFQQSVSKSQIKQEPITPSQPAPKGSQTSAGYGTVSTHSSLVLGAQPYNTSPVISSVKQERAAALDKPDSSHLAVQTPASQPGKVLTQTVNTPPVLVHNQMVVNKKLSDPAALKVETKTLQPSSLSPGVSPHHPSLSGKMHSEANHVSSGPSTPTDRAISHLGVTKQEPHSPRTSGHSPSPFPRACHPGSTSSPALSSSTPVMLAPGIPVPQYISSMHPEQSVIMPPHSVTQTVSLGHLSQGEVRMNTPPLSGIPYGIRPEALHSPRAALQPQMEMKPQRSSTPQPAPIRDIVMPPLSSQHPPEEELHFHHTAVCRGPAPVQSDVLVMQPDYRMHPGSLRLEQYSVPRDVRMIMHPHMAAVGEHHSETRQSRTPEGAVKTPPASKTPQPGKETPKSSEGKMAHSPHSEPRLLSVPSGSQLPGLPLTQPVVVPHGVQIMHPAGSSFHDYRSVYGDMRNYHTAQLGHPQFPGASPIGLPSRSMTPSQGLQEGEHSHPSQPVRSKTPQIPQDPKGPSAAGPEQSHHAPVNRHTAQMDPHVHLQRAQGDTSQTSYPSPVAISMKQELPSPHQPQAVPKQSMFIPTTSGPPLSRPEPQSTLKQEPSPHPVSQRPVDMVQLLTKYPIVWQGLLALKNDTAAVQLHFVSGNNVLAHRSLPAPEGGPPLRIAQRMRLEASQLEGVARRMMVESDYCLLLALPCGRDQEDVVSQTESLKAAFISYLQAKQAAGIINVPNPGSNQPAYVLQIFPPCEFSESHLSRLAPDLLASISNISPHLMIVIASV encoded by the exons CAgtgactccagcagcagctcgaGCGACGAGTCCCCGGCGCTCTCGGTGCAGTCGACAGCCGTGCCCGCGCCCGCGTCCCAGCTGCTCCCGTCGCTGGAGAAGGATGAGCCCAGGAAGAGTTTTGGGATCAAGGTGCAAAATCTTCCAGTGCGCTCAACAG ATACAAGCCTTAAAGATGGACTTTTCCACGAATTCAAGAAGTACGGGAAGGTGACGTCGGTGCAGATCCACGGCGCATCCGAGGAGCGCTATGGGCTCGTGTTCTTCCGGCAGCAGGAGGACCAGGAGAAAGCACTAAATGCCTCCAAAGGAAAGCTCTTCTTTGGCATGCAGATTGAAGTCACAGCCTGGATAGGACCAG AAACCGAAAGCGAGAATGAATTTCGTCCTTTGGATGAAAGGATAGATGAGTTTCACCCAAAGGCAACGAGAACTCTGTTCATTGGCAACCTGGAGAAAACCACCACCTACCACGACCTTCGCAACATCTTCCAGCGCTTTGGGGGAATAGTG GACATCGACATTAAGAAGGTGAACGGTGTCCCTCAGTACGCGTTCCTGCAGTACTGCGACATCGCCAGCGTCTGCAAAGCCATTAAGAAGATGGATGGGGAATATCTTGGAAATAACCGGCTCAAG CTGGGTTTTGGGAAGAGCATGCCTACAAACTGCGTGTGGTTAGATGGGCTTTCCACAAACGTTACGGATCAGTATCTGACCCGACATTTCTGCCGATACGGGCCTGTGGTGAAG gtGGACTTTGCTAATCGGGAGAGTCAGTTGGCATTTTATCATTCCATGGAAAAAACGGGTCAAGATATCAGAGACTTCTATGAAATGCTTGCAGAAAGAAG AGACGAGCGAAGAGGATCCTACGAATACGCCCCTGACCGTACTTACTACGAGACTGTTCGGACCCCGGGGACGTATCCCGAGGATCCTCGGCGGGAATACCCAGCTCGGGGCAGAGAATTCTACGCCGAGTGGGATCCCTACCAAGGAGACTACTACGACCCACGATACTACGACGACCCTCGCGAGTACCGGGATTACCGGGGAGATCCGTATGAGCAGGACATCAGGGAGTACAGCTACAGGCAAcgggagagggagagggagagggaacgGTTCGAATCCGATCGGGACAGAGACCACGAGCGGAGGCCGATCGAGCGGAGCCAGAGCCCGACGCACTCGCGGCGCCCGCAGAGCCCTGGAGCGTCCCCCTCGCAGTCGGAACGGCTGCAGAGCGACTCGGAGAGGAGGATTTACAGCAGGTCCTCAGATCGCagcggcagctgcagctcactgTCCCCTCCGCGATACGACAAGCTGGACAAAGCCCGCGTGGAGCGATACGCAAAAAACGAGAAGGTGGAGAAAGAGCGCGTTTTCGAGCAGGAGAGGGTGGACAAAGAGAAGCGCTTggtgaggaaggaaaagctggaaaaaatagaaaaggagaaaacagataAGCAGAAACGAAAAGCGAAAATACATTCACCCAGCTCTCAGTCTTCGGAAACAGATCAGGAGAATGAGAGAGAGCCCAGCCCAGAAAAACTGAAGGGCAACAGTAAACAAAGCAAAGAGAGGGGTGACAAAGAAGGGACAGCAAAGAACCGCCTGGAACTGATGCCCTGTGTTGTGCTGACCCgtgtgaaggaaaaggaggggaaggtgATCGATCAGCCTGCGCTGGAGAAACTGAGGGCAAAACTGGATAATGACACTCTGAAATCCCCACTGCTTgaacagaaaacccaaacctcccAGGCTGAGCAAGCCAAGTCAGAGCAGTCTAAACTAGAACCTGTCAGAACCAAGGTACAGAAGGAGAAAGCCCTTGCCAGTCACATCGAAGTGGTGGACAAGGAGGGTAAAATGAAACCCAAAAAGCACTTGAAGACAGAGCAAACTTCTGAGGGGGCCAACGCAGTGGATTTAGACAAGTTGGAGGCTCGTAAAAGGCGTTTTGCTGATGCGAATCCGAAACCTGACAGGCAAAAACTGGATGTAAAACGGAGCAGCCAAGATGAGGAGGATGCACGCATGGTTTTGAAAAAGCAGCTTGATGCGACAGCATCGTCTAGAGAAGCACCAGTGTTAAGGGAAGGAGAATTGGAGAGAAAACCCCTGAGGAAGGAGATGCTTAAAAGGGAATCTAAAAAACTCAAACTGGAAAGACTTATTCCTGTTACTAGTCCCAAAGAAATTCAGGACACTCTTAATGTTGGTGGGATTGGCATGCGTCCCACCGTAGATCTGCAGGCGAGGCTCATGGAGGCACCTGAGGAACCTGTGGAAGTTCAGGAACTCCCTCCTAAAAAACTGAACCCAGTAAAACCCCAGCATAAACAGGTACAGCTGCTGGATGAGCAGGGAACAGAGAGAGAGGACACAAGGAAGAACTACTCCAGCCTTCCTGAAGAAACACCAGACCATAAACTCGGCCCAGAGAAACCTCAGTCGGCTGACACGGAGGAGAAAATCAGCATCGACATTGACCACACGCAGAGCTACCGGAAACAGATGGAGCAAAGTCGCAGGTtgaaacagcagctggaaatggagATAGCAAAGTCAGAGAAGTTTGGCAGTCCAAAGAAAGAGGTGGATGAATATGAAAAGCGGAGTCTGGTTCACGAGGTGGGAAAGCCTCCACAAGACGTCACCGATGACTCTCCGCcaagtaaaaggaaaaagactgACCAGTTTGACTTTGAAATCAGCACTAAGAGAGAAAGGAACTACAGAAGTTCTCGTCAGGTGAGTGAGGACTCCGAAAGGATGTCATGTTCTCCAAGCATCAGGCACTTCCCGTTCCACGAGGATGACGACACGCTTGATTCTCCAAGGTTAATGCCATTGAAGGAAACCAAAGAGTCAcctaaaatagaagaaaagggTCTTTCATACTCCAACATGACTGTGAGGGAGGACTCGCTGAAATTCAATCCTTATGATTCCAGCAGAAGGGAGCAGATGGCAGAAATGGCTAAAATAAAACTCTCTGTGCTGAGTTCTGAGGAAGACTCAAGTAGGTGGGAAACCCAAGTGAAACAAGAGCCTGGGAGAGTTGATATCAGCTTTCCAAGCAGCATTGTGAAAAGAGACAGTATACGGAAACGGTCTGTCCGAGACCTGGAACCTGGGGAGGTGCCTTCAGATTCAGATGACGATGGTGAAAACAAGCCCCATTCCCCGAAAGCCTCGTCCTTGTTAGAGAGTTCCAGGTTGTCTTTTTTATTAAGGGACAGAGAAGAGAAGTTCcgtgaaagagaggaaagactCCAGTCCGGTTCCTTAGAAAGAAACAAGTTCTATTCTTTTGCATTGGACAAGACAATCACACCTGACACAAAGGCCTTGCTTGAAAGGGCTAAATCCCTCTCTTCCTCCAGAGAGGAAAACTGGTCCTTTCTAGACTGGGATTCAAGATTTGCTAGTTTCAGaaacaataaagacaaagagaagGTTGACTCGGCTCCAAGACCTATTCCATCCTGgtatatgaaaaagaaaaaaatcagaaccgATTCCGAAGGTGGAAAACTGGATGATAAAAAAGAGGATCATAAAGAGGAGGAACAAGAGCGGCAGGAACTGTTTGCTTCTCGGTTTTTGCACAGTTCAATCTTTGAACAGGACTCCAAACGCCTGCAGCATTTGGAGAGGAAGGATGATGATCTGGACTTCATCTCTGGAAGGCTGTATGGGAGACAGTCCTCCTCCGATGGGACGAACAGCACAGCTGATTTGGTGCAAGAGCCGGTGGTTCTCTTCCACAGTAGGTTTGTTGAGCTGACACGaatgcagcagaaagaaaaggagaaagatcaGAAACCAAAAGAAGTCGAGAAACAGGAAGATAAAGAAAACCGGCCAAAAACACCAGAAATGGTTCCTGATAGTAAAGAAACAGAACATAAACCTTCTTTATCTGTTGGTCCTTCTTCAGTCACCGTCCTCCCACAAGAACCAGCTCCCATTGCTCCTGAGAAAATAGTGGGCGAAAAGGTCCCGGTGGAACCAGCTTCtgtcaaagaagaaaaactttctgaacctgctgctgcagcagaggaacaaaAACCTTTCCCTGAACTTGCTGCTCCTGTCAAAATGGAACCTCCTGAGCAAACAGAACCTCCGCCAGTTGTAGAAGCGAGTAAAGAAATTATTGCTACAACCCTGGCGCCAGAGGAAGATGCTGTGGCAACAGAACATCCTTCATACTTGGATACCAAACCTCCCACTCCTGGGGCCTCGTTTTCTGATGCAGACATCAGTGTAGATCCAGAACCTGAGGCTGCCCAGCTGCTTCCACCTCCGCCCAAGCTAGTTCAGAAGTCAGATGAGGCTGCAGAACCTAAAGAGGAAAATCCTCCACCCTCTGCCAACACTGATGCTGGTGTGAGTCAAAAGGTGGAGGCGGCTGCTGAGGTCCTGCCGCCTGTGTCCGACAATGATATGGAAGTGGAACCTCCGGTTGTTGTAAAAGATAAAAAGTCCTACAAAAGTAAACGGTCCAAGACTCCCGTGCAGTCGGCTGCAGCTAATGTCACAGAAAAGCCCGTCACAAGGAAGAGTGAAAGAATTGACCGTGAGAAACTGAAAAGGTCGAGCTCTCCTCGCGGGGAGACCCAGAAGCTTTCTGAATTGAAAGTGGAGGCAGAAAAGGTTTCAAGGAATGCTGCTAAATCCCCAAgttctgctgcagagccagaaaaTGTGGAGCTGAGCTTGCCGATCGGCCGGACCAGGCGCAGAAACGTGAGATCGGTCTATGCTACCACAGGGGACAACGAAGGCCCATCTCCGGTGAAGGACTCCATGGAGGTCACTAGATCCACTAGGAAGAGAGTGGAAAAGGAACCACAGGAAACAGTGACTACTGTTCCCACAACCCCGAGGAGGGGAAGACCTCCCAAATCCCGCCGTAAGCCAGAGGAGGAGATCTCTCCAATAAAGACCGAACCGGTACAACAAGAGGTGGAGGAAGCTGAAACTAAAGATACTGTGGAAGCTCCTAAACCTGCAGAAGGTTGGAGGTCTCCTAGATCCCAGAAGCTCACACACACTCactcatctgctgctgccagccaacaggggaagaaagggaagaatgaACTGAAAGCTGATACCATGGCTGAATCCGAAGATGCTGCTGAAAGAAGTGGTCAGGAATCAAGCATCAGTGACAACAGCAATAAAGCAAAAGCCGCTGAGAAAGAGCCAGCAGCAAGTGAGCAGAAACGTGATCGGAAGGAACTGGATGTGGAGAAAAATCAGCTAGAAATCCCCACAGTTGAGATCACTGAGAAGAAGCCAGTGCCAGAAAAAGTTACGAAATCCAAAAGGGGAAGgtacaaaaataccaaaaccgTCGTTGATAAGGCGTCCGTGTGTCtcaaaaatgtagaaatacGCCTCAACGTCGATGAAGTCAAGGGTGCCTTGAGGCCCACCgaagaggaggcagagccagTGGCAGTGTCACCACCCAAGATGAAGAGCCCTCCAAAAGAGGACATCCTGCCACCCCACTTCTCTAAGAATGAAGTAGAAGATTCATTcccagaaatggaaaaggaggTGACACGGGAGCCCAAGCAGTCACCTGAGGCTGCCCAGTTAGCAAAGCAGATTGAGCTCGAGCAGGCGGTGGAGAACATTGCAAAACTCACTGAAACTCCTCCAACAATTGCTGCCTACAAGGAGCCAACGACAGATGTGGCTGAAGTCCgtcaggaggaggaggcagataAACCTGCGCACCAGGCCAGTGaaacagagctggcagcagccattGGCTCCATCATCAATGATATTTCTGGGGAGACAGAAAGCTTCCCTGCACCGCCAACATATCCTGCTGAATCTGAGGCTGAAATCCCCACAGAGCCCTTGGTGTTGCAGTCCCCTCGGGAGGAGATGGAGCCTGAGACTGATCAGGCAGTGAACAATATCCTAGAAACTGAGGCTGCCGTTGAGCCTGTGGTGCAGCCGGTGCCTGGCTCTGTCCCGTCAGCGTTGGAGACTGAGAGCAAGGAGTCTGAGGTCAGCTTCAGTGAATCTTCCAACTCTGCACAGGAGGCTGAGACCCTGCAGGAGGCTGAAGTTGCTCGGAAGGAAAAGGGCCGTCAGAAAACCACGCGGCAGAGACGCAAGAAAAGCACAAGCAGGAAGGGCGACATTGCTGAAGTCAACACCTTTGAGCCGGAGAGGGTGCAGAGCAAATCACCCCCTGCCAACGAAGTAAAGACAAAACCTGAAGAAGCCTCAaaggaggagaagcaaatcaaaCCCACAGCATCCATGGAGCCAAGTGCTTCTGATGTCACcaaggctgtggctgctgacaTTGTGGCTGCACATGAGGCTGTCCCTGAGAGCAGCACCTCTCCAAAGGTGCCTACTCCGGCTCCTCTGGACCTGGGTCCCCCACCAGTCCCCCTCGACGAGGGGAGTCAGAGCGGATTCAAGATCCGGTCGCCCCTGGAGAGCGCTGCCATCACACCGCCGAGTGCCCCGAatgcagcccttcctgctgtccctgtggcgTCGGCGGCCAAGCTGCCCACCCCGGTGCCCACCACCATTGTCCCCCTTCACTCCGGCGCTGCCAAGGTGCCAGAGTGGATGGTCAGGCATGAGGAGCCCCGTGCCCGTTCCACACCCCCGCCTGCTCTCCCACCGGACACAAAGGCGTCGGATATCGACACAAACTCCAGCACTTTGAGGAAGATACTCATGGAGCCCAAATACGTCTCAGCAACGAGCATAACCTCCACACATGTGACGACAACACACACGGAGCCAGTGAGTGCACCGTGCCTGGAGGAGGCACCTCTCCACCCTGCTGTGGAGGCCATCAAGCCAGTTTCTGAGGAGAAGCCGGCTGTTCCTGTCACCAGCGCCCTGGACCCACCAGTGGCCGAAGCACCAGTGTTCAGCGAGAAGGAAAAGGTCAACACAGTCATTGCTCCCAAAGCCACTTCTGTCATCAGCAGGATGCCCCACAGCGTGGATCTGGAGGAGGCTCCGAGGATCACCTTGGTGAAACAAGCTCCCCAAACGCAGACCTGCCTCGTCAATGCTCCTTCACCCAAATTTAAGCAGAGGTCAAGTGCAAATGATAACAGCAGGTTTCATCCAGGATCGATGTCTATTATCGAGGAGAGGCCTGTGGAGACTGGGTCCAGTCCAGGGCTGCGGGTGAACACCTCAGAAGGTGTGGTGCTCCTGAGTTACTCAGGGCAGAAGACAGAAGGTCCTCAGCGAATCAGTGCCAAGATCAGCCAGATTCCCCCAGCCAGCGCTGTGGACATTGAGTTCCAGCAGTCTGTATCCAAGTCTCAGATTAAACAGGAGCCTATCACGCCATCCCAGCCAGCACCGAAGGGCTCCCAGACCTCGGCGGGCTATGGGACTGTTTCCACCCATTCTTCGTTGGTACTTGGAGCACAGCCCTACAACACCTCGCCCGTTATCTCCTCCGTCAAACAGGAGCGCGCTGCCGCGCTGGACAAGCCTGACTCGTCCCACCTCGCTGTCCAGACCCCGGCGTCGCAGCCCGGCAAGGTCCTGACGCAGACCGTAAACACTCCACCCGTGCTGGTCCATAACCAGATGGTCGTGAACAAAAAACTGTCTgacccagctgctctgaaagtGGAGACAAAGACTCTGCAACCCTCCAGCCTGAGTCCTGGGGTTAGTCCTCACCACCCTTCCCTCTCTGGGAAGATGCACTCGGAAGCAAACCACGTCAGCTCGGGCCCCAGCACCCCGACTGACCGGGCCATCTCCCACCTGGGGGTCACCAAACAGGAGCCGCACTCGCCGCGCACCAGCGGGCACTCGCCGTCGCCGTTCCCCCGCGCCTGTCATCCCGGCAGTACCTCGTCTCCGGCTTTGTCCAGCAGTACCCCGGTCATGCTGGCGCCGGGAATTCCCGTTCCTCAGTACATATCCAGCATGCATCCCGAGCAATCTGTTATCATGCCCCCCCACAGCGTAACACAGACTGTGTCCCTGGGCCATCTGTCCCAAGGTGAGGTGAGGATGAACACCCCTCCTCTCTCCGGCATTCCCTACGGCATCCGCCCGGAAGCGCTGCACTCCCCCCGAGCTGCTCTGCAACCCCAGATGGAGATGAAACCCCAGCGATCCAGCACGCCCCAGCCAGCACCCATCCGAGACATCGTCATGCCCCCGCTGTCCTCCCAGCATCCCCCCGAGGAGGAGCTGCACTTCCACCACACGGCGGTGTGCCGCGGGCCAGCCCCGGTGCAGTCCGACGTGCTGGTGATGCAGCCCGACTACCGCATGCACCCCGGCAGCCTGCGGCTGGAGCAGTACAGCGTCCCGCGGGACGTCAGGATGATCATGCACCCGCACATGGCCGCCGTGGGCGAGCACCACTCGGAAACGCGACAGTCCCGCACGCCCGAAGGGGCCGTCAAAACTCCCCCGGCCAGTAAGACCCCGCAGCCCGGGAAAGAGACTCCCAAATCCTCGGAGGGCAAGATGGCCCACTCTCCCCACAGCGAGCCGCGGCTGCTCAGTGTGCCCTCGGGCAGCCAGCTGCCCGGGCTGCCCCTGACACAGCCCGTGGTGGTCCCACACGGGGTGCAGATCATGCATCCCGCCGGGAGCTCCTTCCACGATTACCGCTCCGTGTACGGCGACATGAGGAATTACCACACGGCACAGCTTGGGCATCCGCAGTTCCCGGGCGCATCGCCCATCGGGCTGCCCTCCCGGAGCATGACCCCGTCCCAG ggTCTGCAGGAGGGCGAGCACTCGCACCCCAGCCAGCCAGTCCGCAGCAAGACCCCTCAGATCCCGCAGGATCCCAAGGGCCCGTCGGCAGCAGGGCCGGAGCAGAGTCACCACGCCCCTGTGAACAGGCACACGGCACAGATGGACCCCCACGTCCACCTCCAGAGGGCACAAGGGGACACGAGCCAGACCTCGTACCCCTCGCCCGTCGCCATCTCCATGAAGCAGGAGCTTCCATCGCCGCACCAGCCGCAGGCAGTTCCCAAGCAATCCATGTTTATCCCCACGACCTCGGGGCCGCCCCTCAGCCGCCCGGAGCCCCAGTCCACGCTCAAGCAGGAGCCATCCCCTCACCCTGTGTCCCAGAGACCTGTGGACATGGTCCAGCTGCTGACA AAATACCCCATTGTCTGGCAGGGTCTGCTGGCTCTCAAGAACGACACAGCAGCCGTGCAGCTGCACTTTGTGTCCGGGAACAACGTCCTGGCTCACCGCTCGCTGCCGGCGCCCGAGGGAGGGCCCCCCCTGCGCATCGCGCAGCGCATGCGGCTCGAGGCCTCCCAGCTCGAGGGCGTCGCACGCAGGATGATG GTGGAGAGCGATtactgcctgctgctggccctgccctgcgGCCGGGACCAGGAGGACGTGGTCAGTCAGACCGAGTCGCTCAAGGCCGCCTTCATCAGCTACCTGCAGGCCAAGCAGGCTGCAGGCATCATCAACGTCCCCAACCCCGGCTCCAACCAG CCTGCCTACGTTCTGCAGATCTTCCCACCCTGCGAGTTCTCGGAAAGCCACCTGTCCCGCCTGGCCCCAGACCTCCTCGCCAGCATCTCCAACATCTCTCCTCACCTGATGATTGTCATCGCGTCGGTATGA